From Heliomicrobium modesticaldum Ice1, a single genomic window includes:
- the cysD gene encoding sulfate adenylyltransferase subunit CysD — MASPGLYFLESESIEIIREAFAESRKPVMLYSIGKDSSVMLHLARKAFYPAKPPFPLLHVDTTWKFVDMYAHRSRMVAESGMELLIYVNQQGLQEGINPFEHGSSYYTDVMKTQALRQVLDAHNFDVVFGGARRDEEKSRAKERVFSFRAPGHRWEPKAQRPELWNLYNTHTHPGESIRVFPLSNWTELDIWQYIYQESIPIVPLYFAKERPVVERGGIWIMVDDHRFPLRPDEKPEMRMVRFRTLGCYPLTGAIESTAANLEEIIAETFNARSSERQGRLIDSDQPGSMEKKKQEGYF, encoded by the coding sequence ATGGCTTCACCAGGTCTATACTTCCTTGAATCAGAAAGCATTGAAATCATTCGTGAAGCTTTCGCCGAATCCCGTAAACCTGTGATGCTCTACTCTATAGGAAAAGATTCTTCCGTAATGCTCCATCTAGCACGGAAGGCCTTTTATCCGGCTAAACCGCCGTTTCCTCTTCTGCATGTAGATACAACTTGGAAATTTGTCGATATGTATGCACACAGATCGCGCATGGTTGCCGAATCGGGAATGGAACTGCTGATTTATGTGAACCAACAGGGCTTGCAAGAGGGGATCAATCCCTTCGAGCATGGTTCTAGCTATTATACGGATGTCATGAAAACACAAGCCCTGCGACAGGTATTAGATGCCCACAACTTCGATGTGGTTTTCGGCGGCGCTCGACGTGATGAGGAGAAATCTCGTGCGAAGGAACGGGTTTTTTCTTTTAGAGCTCCCGGGCATCGTTGGGAGCCCAAGGCTCAGCGTCCTGAACTCTGGAATCTCTACAATACCCACACCCATCCGGGGGAATCGATACGGGTTTTTCCGCTGTCCAACTGGACTGAGTTGGATATTTGGCAGTACATCTACCAAGAAAGCATCCCTATCGTTCCGCTCTACTTTGCCAAAGAACGTCCTGTTGTCGAGCGTGGTGGCATTTGGATCATGGTTGATGATCATCGGTTCCCGTTGAGACCGGATGAAAAGCCAGAGATGCGGATGGTGCGCTTCCGCACATTAGGGTGCTACCCGTTGACGGGCGCCATTGAGAGTACAGCGGCTAATTTGGAGGAGATCATTGCGGAGACATTTAATGCCCGTTCTTCGGAGCGTCAAGGGCGCTTGATCGATTCTGACCAGCCCGGCTCGATGGAGAAAAAGAAGCAGGAGGGCTATTTCTGA